The following coding sequences lie in one Candidatus Nitrospira allomarina genomic window:
- the ilvB gene encoding biosynthetic-type acetolactate synthase large subunit, with amino-acid sequence MKITGAEIFLEALKREGVKTMFALPGGVVLKIFDVLHQQKDIRVILTRHEQGAGFMAVGYAKAMGKPGVALITSGPGMTNVITSLADAYMDSVPIVVFSGQVPTALIGNDAFQEADNIGLSRPCTKYNFLVKDVKDLAQTIKEAFYIATTGRPGPVLVDIPKDISLDKADFHYPTSVSIRGYNPTYDGSRWKIKQAADAIMKAKRPILYVGGGVVLSGASPEVKELAELTQIPVDMTLMALGAFPGNHPLSLGMLGMHGTYVANMAMHYSDLVIAVGARFDDRVTGKVSEFCPDAKIIHIDIDPTSIRKNIQVDIPIVGDCKRVLIELNNILRATVNGNQKEQRKPWWDQLNAWRQAHPLRYDQDPDGQIKPQFLIDRLYQLTSDRNPILATDVGQHQMWSAQYFKLQNPQSWLTSGGLGTMGFGLPAAMGAQAAFPDRLVLCVAGDGSIQMNTQELATAVVEQLPVKVFIINNRFHGMVRQWQDLFYEGRYASSYLGTVPDFVKLAEAYGAAGIRIEKVSEMDSGIREALSIKGPVVIDVPTYQFENCYPMIPAGGCNHEMLLADPPDLKKPNAMQKIGTQADSDSVITA; translated from the coding sequence ATGAAAATCACTGGTGCAGAAATCTTCTTAGAAGCATTAAAGCGTGAGGGCGTGAAAACCATGTTTGCCTTACCAGGCGGAGTGGTTCTCAAAATATTCGATGTCTTGCACCAGCAAAAAGATATTCGGGTAATTCTGACACGACATGAACAGGGTGCAGGGTTTATGGCCGTCGGATATGCGAAAGCCATGGGCAAGCCTGGTGTGGCGCTGATTACCTCCGGCCCCGGTATGACAAATGTTATCACGTCTCTTGCGGACGCGTATATGGATTCAGTTCCCATAGTCGTCTTTTCAGGACAGGTTCCGACAGCCTTAATCGGCAACGATGCCTTTCAAGAGGCCGACAACATCGGTCTCAGTCGTCCGTGCACCAAATACAACTTCCTGGTTAAGGACGTGAAAGATTTGGCACAGACGATTAAGGAGGCGTTTTATATTGCCACTACTGGTCGCCCTGGCCCGGTTTTAGTCGATATACCTAAAGATATTTCGCTCGATAAAGCGGACTTTCATTACCCAACCTCTGTTTCCATTCGCGGGTACAACCCCACGTACGACGGAAGTCGGTGGAAAATTAAGCAAGCGGCGGACGCGATCATGAAAGCCAAGCGTCCAATTTTATATGTGGGTGGAGGAGTCGTGTTATCCGGGGCCTCTCCGGAGGTGAAAGAGCTGGCCGAGCTGACGCAAATTCCCGTGGATATGACGTTGATGGCGCTTGGGGCATTTCCCGGAAACCATCCACTCTCACTGGGCATGCTGGGCATGCATGGGACGTATGTCGCGAACATGGCCATGCATTATTCTGACCTGGTTATTGCCGTTGGGGCACGATTTGATGATCGGGTGACGGGCAAGGTTTCAGAGTTTTGTCCCGATGCGAAAATTATTCACATTGATATTGATCCGACCTCTATTCGGAAAAATATTCAGGTAGACATTCCTATTGTCGGTGACTGTAAGCGAGTGCTCATCGAATTGAATAATATTCTTCGCGCTACGGTGAATGGGAATCAAAAAGAGCAAAGGAAACCCTGGTGGGATCAACTGAATGCCTGGAGGCAAGCACATCCTCTGCGCTATGATCAAGATCCTGACGGACAAATTAAGCCACAATTTCTTATTGATCGCCTGTATCAGCTGACGAGCGACCGAAATCCTATTTTGGCCACAGACGTGGGACAACACCAGATGTGGTCAGCTCAATATTTTAAATTACAAAATCCTCAATCCTGGTTAACATCAGGGGGATTGGGGACCATGGGGTTTGGATTGCCGGCTGCCATGGGTGCGCAAGCTGCGTTTCCGGATCGACTGGTTCTGTGTGTCGCCGGTGATGGCAGTATTCAAATGAATACCCAAGAGTTGGCGACCGCAGTCGTTGAGCAACTACCAGTTAAAGTTTTTATTATTAATAACCGGTTCCATGGCATGGTTCGGCAGTGGCAGGATTTGTTTTATGAGGGCCGGTATGCGTCAAGTTACCTGGGAACCGTTCCTGATTTTGTGAAATTAGCGGAAGCCTATGGGGCTGCCGGTATTCGAATTGAAAAGGTTTCGGAAATGGATAGCGGGATTCGAGAAGCGCTTTCCATAAAGGGCCCGGTTGTGATTGACGTCCCGACCTACCAGTTTGAAAATTGTTATCCCATGATTCCGGCCGGAGGCTGTAATCACGAAATGTTATTAGCAGATCCCCCGGACTTAAAAAAGCCCAATGCCATGCAAAAAATTGGTACTCAGGCGGATTCGGATTCTGTCATCACAGCTTAG
- a CDS encoding phosphatidylserine decarboxylase family protein codes for MADQAKGIPVAKEGIPFIAGGGLLTLGCWAAGSVWFTCLMGSLTLFTAWFFRNPARTIPQGKNLIVSPGDGTVVAVEEEFEHRFLKEPSIRISIFLNVFNVHINRMPAAGVLQDVVYAPGKFLVASRPEASAENEQNALMLRRSDGKKILCVQIAGLIARRIVCWVNPGEQVEAGERFGLIRFGSRMDLYLPHDSAIQVKVGERVKGGSSIVAELLCVEPS; via the coding sequence ATGGCTGATCAGGCAAAAGGGATTCCTGTTGCAAAAGAAGGCATCCCCTTTATCGCAGGGGGAGGACTTCTGACGCTTGGGTGTTGGGCGGCCGGATCGGTCTGGTTCACTTGCCTGATGGGATCGTTAACCCTGTTTACTGCCTGGTTTTTTAGAAACCCGGCCAGAACGATTCCTCAGGGAAAAAACCTCATTGTGTCTCCAGGGGATGGGACGGTCGTAGCGGTGGAAGAGGAGTTCGAGCACCGGTTCCTCAAAGAGCCCAGTATCAGAATCAGCATTTTTTTAAACGTATTCAATGTCCATATCAATCGGATGCCGGCCGCAGGAGTGTTACAGGATGTCGTCTATGCTCCAGGGAAGTTTTTAGTAGCCAGTCGTCCGGAGGCATCAGCGGAAAATGAGCAAAATGCGCTGATGCTCAGGCGTTCCGATGGGAAAAAGATATTGTGCGTCCAAATTGCCGGGTTAATTGCCAGACGAATCGTCTGTTGGGTCAACCCCGGTGAACAGGTTGAGGCAGGCGAACGGTTTGGGCTTATTCGGTTTGGATCTCGGATGGATTTGTATCTTCCTCACGATAGTGCCATTCAAGTCAAGGTTGGCGAGAGGGTAAAGGGAGGATCGTCCATCGTGGCGGAGTTGCTATGCGTGGAGCCTTCATGA
- a CDS encoding serine/threonine protein kinase, which yields MTTQLLPGKIEIQGEIANGQTGTIYYGYDFELRQEMAIKVYHTHINGRLIRGKAFIEKAKSLLRLEHPNLIKIFKVEEQDGTPIVCMEFFDAPSLQHVIQNEGPLSVEKMLLLAREIAEVLVHIHFQGIIHGTLHPGHVLVGPQGQIKVMDLGLSWILMDILKNCDAELLRPLPYLLPETAKSELLTLGSDLYCLGFMMYDMLTTRVPYSGLPKTSIMGKLAFDQADPAFDFPDHVPKAICELIRQMTRNQSPQRLQDATHVLTILNQQLAKFAPEVLRPPAAPAEPHPTPDIQTAKIETPSLPPQAPVSVDPPSQPSTVTRPKHSTDYQGIHRAKTRKKTGVTIGITLLLFIGGTMGYIYKEQLGIPFLASNQPRVHKQPLLNEPTPVVPPIDSLSTVPPDSPISSPLNTSTTEVPHVNISDTPKSDNSNRAIPTPPAPATVGEDHSLKPDASHHPETPLPSPPEHTNTQSLNPSPQHISEGTQVSDKPNSAPSQGHANMADPPSSKKPVTPVTPPPSTTNPPATGQRLVPTVTEKPASQSEQSPALSPKGPPSLQDSTAPSPNTESLDNIESKELQDILDSVQIPTLSSEGPSPVLPSPPNPPSLTPAPKLPALSSPVSPP from the coding sequence ATGACTACACAGCTGTTGCCTGGAAAAATTGAAATACAGGGAGAAATTGCCAACGGTCAAACCGGAACCATTTACTATGGGTATGATTTCGAACTGCGGCAAGAAATGGCGATTAAGGTGTATCATACCCATATCAATGGTCGGCTCATTCGTGGAAAAGCCTTCATCGAAAAAGCCAAATCGCTCCTTCGATTAGAACATCCCAATCTCATTAAAATCTTCAAAGTGGAAGAGCAGGACGGCACCCCTATCGTCTGCATGGAATTTTTTGACGCTCCCAGTCTTCAACACGTCATTCAGAATGAAGGGCCTCTTTCAGTCGAAAAAATGCTCTTGCTGGCTCGTGAAATTGCGGAAGTGTTAGTTCATATCCACTTTCAAGGCATCATTCACGGCACACTCCATCCGGGGCACGTCCTGGTCGGCCCTCAAGGCCAGATCAAAGTGATGGACCTCGGATTATCTTGGATCCTGATGGACATCCTGAAAAACTGTGACGCTGAGTTACTCAGACCATTACCCTACCTGCTCCCGGAAACTGCCAAAAGCGAACTTCTGACCCTCGGCAGTGATTTGTACTGTTTGGGATTCATGATGTATGACATGCTCACCACGCGAGTGCCCTATTCCGGTCTTCCGAAGACATCAATTATGGGAAAACTGGCTTTCGACCAGGCTGACCCGGCGTTTGACTTCCCGGACCATGTCCCGAAAGCCATCTGTGAGCTTATCCGCCAAATGACCCGGAATCAGTCCCCACAGCGACTTCAAGATGCTACCCATGTCCTCACCATTTTGAACCAGCAATTGGCAAAATTTGCACCTGAAGTTTTGAGGCCGCCAGCGGCCCCTGCAGAACCTCATCCGACGCCAGACATCCAAACAGCCAAGATAGAGACACCGAGCCTTCCACCCCAGGCACCAGTATCAGTAGACCCTCCAAGCCAACCGTCTACCGTGACCCGGCCGAAACACTCTACCGACTATCAAGGAATACACCGAGCCAAGACGAGAAAAAAAACAGGCGTCACGATTGGAATCACCTTGCTTCTCTTTATTGGTGGCACCATGGGTTATATATATAAGGAACAGCTCGGCATCCCTTTTCTGGCATCGAATCAACCCAGGGTCCACAAGCAGCCACTCCTCAACGAACCAACGCCTGTCGTTCCACCAATAGACTCATTGTCGACCGTACCTCCTGACAGCCCAATTTCTTCTCCGCTCAATACCTCAACGACAGAAGTGCCACACGTGAACATCAGTGACACACCAAAGAGTGATAACTCAAACCGGGCAATCCCGACACCCCCGGCACCAGCAACGGTGGGGGAGGATCACTCCTTGAAACCTGATGCATCACACCACCCTGAAACACCATTGCCTTCTCCTCCGGAACACACAAATACACAATCTCTGAACCCGAGCCCACAACACATATCTGAAGGCACCCAGGTTTCGGACAAACCAAACTCGGCGCCATCCCAAGGCCATGCCAACATGGCTGATCCACCATCTTCCAAAAAACCGGTTACTCCGGTCACGCCACCGCCGTCGACAACAAATCCTCCAGCAACGGGGCAAAGACTTGTCCCTACAGTCACGGAGAAACCCGCATCACAATCTGAACAGTCTCCAGCACTTTCTCCCAAGGGACCGCCATCCTTACAGGACTCAACTGCTCCCTCCCCGAACACCGAGTCGTTAGACAACATTGAAAGCAAGGAACTCCAAGACATATTGGATTCGGTTCAGATCCCTACCCTTTCTTCGGAGGGACCCAGTCCTGTACTTCCATCCCCTCCGAATCCACCGTCTCTTACCCCCGCACCGAAACTCCCCGCTCTTTCATCGCCCGTATCTCCCCCATAA
- a CDS encoding YifB family Mg chelatase-like AAA ATPase, which translates to MLAKIQSVGLVGLEANLIEIEVDIGGGLPQFSIVGLPDATVRESRDRVRSALKNTGFHFPAKKITVNLAPAGLKKEGAGLELGIAIGILVAEGVLSQDAVTSYIFVGELALDGRIKAVPGALSMAIATHHPFSLILPHDNASQAAVVDHATVFGVSTLPQVVEFLQKALTLLPAKNTFPLVQPGLSSTEEDFADVVGQYQAKRALEVAAAGGHNLLMVGPPGSGKTMLAQRLTGILPPMSFQECLEASQVHSVAGNLPPHAALLAYRPFRAPHHTISEAGLVGGGSIPRPGEVSLAHHGVLFLDEALEFKRSLLDSLRQPLENGTVTLTRAQASFTFPAKLMLIVAMNPCPCGYCGDSTHECVCTPYHIQRYRSRLSGPLLDRLDIHIEVPAVPVKELSGSKTGEASSAIRQRVIQARHRQIDRYRAEQTLNNAQLKPRLLKKYCQLDQAGNTLLDQAVTRLGLSARAYGRILRVARTIADLGESVMISPTHVAEAIQYRTLDRPILA; encoded by the coding sequence ATGTTAGCCAAAATTCAAAGTGTGGGATTGGTGGGCTTAGAAGCCAATCTCATAGAAATTGAGGTGGATATAGGTGGAGGCCTTCCACAATTTTCCATCGTGGGGCTACCCGATGCAACCGTTCGTGAAAGCCGGGACCGGGTTCGATCCGCACTCAAAAACACGGGGTTCCATTTTCCTGCCAAAAAAATCACCGTCAATTTGGCGCCGGCCGGATTAAAAAAGGAAGGGGCAGGTCTTGAGTTGGGAATTGCCATCGGCATTTTGGTAGCCGAAGGGGTTCTGTCACAAGACGCCGTCACCTCCTATATTTTTGTTGGAGAACTGGCATTGGATGGCAGAATCAAAGCGGTACCCGGGGCGCTATCCATGGCTATTGCCACTCATCACCCCTTTTCATTGATCCTGCCTCACGACAATGCTTCGCAGGCTGCCGTGGTCGACCACGCCACCGTGTTTGGCGTTTCGACCCTCCCTCAGGTGGTGGAATTTCTCCAGAAGGCGCTCACTCTCCTTCCTGCAAAAAATACCTTTCCCCTCGTGCAACCCGGACTCTCCTCCACTGAGGAAGACTTTGCCGATGTGGTGGGACAATATCAGGCCAAACGTGCCCTGGAGGTGGCTGCCGCAGGCGGGCACAATCTTCTCATGGTAGGTCCGCCAGGATCAGGGAAAACCATGTTAGCCCAACGGTTAACAGGTATTCTTCCACCCATGAGCTTTCAGGAATGTTTGGAAGCCAGTCAGGTTCACAGTGTGGCGGGAAACCTTCCACCTCATGCGGCCCTCCTCGCTTATCGCCCCTTTCGTGCCCCCCATCACACCATTTCAGAAGCCGGCCTGGTTGGAGGAGGATCCATCCCCCGTCCCGGAGAAGTCTCTCTGGCACATCATGGCGTCCTTTTTTTAGATGAAGCCTTGGAATTTAAGCGGTCGCTCTTGGATAGCTTACGCCAGCCACTGGAAAATGGAACTGTCACACTGACCCGCGCACAGGCCAGCTTCACCTTTCCCGCCAAACTTATGTTAATCGTCGCGATGAATCCCTGCCCATGTGGATATTGCGGAGACTCCACCCATGAATGCGTCTGTACGCCCTATCACATTCAACGGTATCGAAGCCGTCTATCCGGTCCACTCCTTGATCGGCTGGATATTCACATCGAAGTCCCCGCAGTCCCTGTCAAAGAGCTCTCAGGCAGCAAAACCGGTGAAGCCTCTTCAGCCATTCGTCAACGAGTGATCCAGGCCCGACATCGTCAAATCGACCGCTACCGCGCTGAGCAGACTCTAAACAATGCACAGCTTAAGCCTCGCTTGCTCAAAAAATATTGCCAACTGGATCAAGCCGGAAACACTTTGTTGGATCAAGCCGTCACCCGCCTGGGATTGTCCGCACGTGCCTATGGCCGGATTTTACGTGTGGCCCGAACTATTGCCGACTTAGGAGAATCGGTTATGATTTCACCCACACATGTCGCTGAAGCAATTCAGTACCGAACATTAGATCGACCCATTCTGGCATAA
- the bioF gene encoding 8-amino-7-oxononanoate synthase codes for MFKEDLKALAQRHLLRELSLINSPSAPVISVEGQEVLLFASNNYLGLANHPQIKDAAIKAIEKFGVGSGASRLISGNITPHHVLEGELASFKETEAALTFSSGYTTNIGVIPNLATADSLILADRLCHASLIDGCRLSRATLRVFHHNDVSHLKRLLAKTRSRTSTLILTEGVFSMDGDVAPLPEIARLAEEYGATLLIDDAHGTGVMGATGRGTVEHFGIDSRHILQMGTLSKALGSSGGFIAGPKDFVAYLVNTARSLIYTTAPPPALAAAASAALAIIRQEPQRRVMLWRNREFLHHGLVSMGFQLTNTHSPILPIMVNDPEIGVQMSQHLRAEGVWIPAVRPPTVPKGTSRLRITVTADHSLEHLETALRALRKVGTALKVL; via the coding sequence ATGTTCAAAGAAGACCTCAAGGCCTTGGCGCAACGACATCTTTTGAGGGAGTTATCTCTCATCAACTCTCCCTCGGCTCCGGTCATTTCAGTGGAAGGGCAGGAAGTCCTTCTTTTTGCTTCCAATAACTATCTTGGGCTGGCCAACCATCCACAGATAAAAGATGCCGCCATAAAAGCCATTGAAAAATTTGGAGTAGGATCTGGAGCCTCACGGCTCATTTCCGGCAACATCACGCCTCATCACGTTTTAGAAGGTGAGTTAGCCAGTTTTAAGGAAACAGAGGCCGCTCTCACCTTTTCTTCAGGTTATACCACCAATATAGGAGTTATCCCGAATCTTGCCACAGCAGATAGCCTGATTTTGGCGGATCGGTTATGCCATGCCAGCCTGATCGATGGTTGCCGCCTCAGCCGGGCCACACTACGCGTCTTCCATCATAACGACGTCAGCCATCTTAAGCGACTTCTGGCAAAAACACGCTCCAGGACTTCGACGCTCATTCTGACCGAAGGGGTGTTTAGTATGGATGGAGATGTGGCTCCACTACCCGAGATAGCGAGATTGGCAGAAGAATACGGTGCCACCCTGCTCATTGATGACGCGCATGGCACCGGGGTCATGGGCGCAACCGGTCGAGGCACGGTAGAACATTTTGGAATAGACTCGCGCCACATTCTGCAGATGGGCACGCTCAGTAAAGCCCTTGGATCCAGTGGCGGGTTTATCGCGGGGCCGAAAGATTTCGTGGCCTATCTGGTTAATACCGCACGCTCCTTAATTTATACCACCGCCCCCCCACCCGCCCTTGCCGCCGCAGCGAGCGCAGCTCTGGCAATCATCCGGCAAGAACCCCAACGCCGAGTGATGCTCTGGCGAAATCGAGAGTTTTTGCATCATGGCTTAGTGTCCATGGGATTCCAACTGACCAACACTCACAGCCCTATTCTCCCGATCATGGTGAACGACCCGGAAATCGGGGTCCAGATGAGCCAACACTTACGGGCAGAGGGCGTGTGGATTCCCGCTGTCCGCCCCCCTACAGTTCCTAAAGGGACCAGCCGCCTCCGCATCACGGTGACAGCCGATCATTCGCTTGAGCATCTCGAGACCGCCCTCAGAGCATTACGGAAAGTAGGAACAGCCCTTAAGGTTCTCTGA
- the pssA gene encoding CDP-diacylglycerol--serine O-phosphatidyltransferase, with amino-acid sequence MKQPKKRRVVYLIPNLLTTGNLFSGLASILFVFGGDYGSAAIAILVAIVFDVLDGTSARLMKSTSDFGLQYDSLADVVAFGVAPGLLMYSWALSGPKMLGAAVMFAFVACGALRLARHNVLATTGGDGKPFTGLPIPGAAGVMATLVIFDQHVAPLGEKVKPILGIILTLVLAFLMVSTFRYRSLKELKTQEHHHFNYLVYAVLILMAVLAYPQAMLFVVFAAYALSGVLEQGWKLVAGMMGKKPGEEIRPDGLHK; translated from the coding sequence ATGAAACAGCCCAAAAAACGACGGGTCGTCTATTTAATTCCCAATCTGCTGACCACAGGAAATCTCTTTAGTGGCCTGGCTTCTATCCTGTTTGTCTTTGGAGGCGATTATGGATCTGCGGCCATTGCGATCCTTGTGGCGATCGTGTTTGACGTATTGGATGGGACGTCAGCCCGTTTGATGAAAAGTACGAGTGACTTCGGGTTGCAATATGATTCGTTGGCAGATGTCGTGGCTTTCGGCGTGGCTCCTGGCTTGCTGATGTATTCGTGGGCCCTGAGTGGTCCGAAGATGTTGGGCGCGGCGGTGATGTTTGCCTTTGTCGCATGTGGTGCCCTGCGTTTGGCTAGGCATAACGTTTTGGCGACAACAGGTGGAGACGGCAAGCCGTTTACCGGACTCCCTATTCCCGGTGCAGCAGGGGTAATGGCCACGTTGGTAATTTTTGATCAGCATGTTGCGCCGTTAGGGGAGAAGGTGAAGCCTATTCTTGGGATTATCTTGACCCTGGTGCTGGCGTTTCTCATGGTGAGTACATTTCGTTATCGTAGTCTGAAGGAATTGAAAACGCAGGAACACCACCACTTTAATTATTTGGTGTATGCAGTCCTCATTCTCATGGCGGTCTTAGCGTATCCACAGGCGATGCTTTTTGTCGTGTTTGCAGCCTATGCGCTTTCGGGCGTATTGGAGCAAGGATGGAAGCTGGTGGCAGGTATGATGGGGAAAAAGCCGGGGGAAGAGATTAGGCCGGATGGACTCCATAAATGA
- the ilvC gene encoding ketol-acid reductoisomerase, translated as MKIYYEKDADRQILAKKTVAVVGFGSQGHAHALNMRDSGLQVVVGCREGSSWNKAEAAGLKVMPTADAVKGADVVMLLAPDEAQAAIYNKDIGPNLKQGAYLAFGHGFNIHFGQIQPASHVNVFMVAPKGPGHLVRSEYTKGTGVPCLLAIHQDPGGQTTKVGLAYACAIGGARAGVIETSFREETETDLFGEQAVLCGGLTSLIQAGFETLVEAGYSPEMAYFECLHEVKLIVDLIYQGGIANMRYSISTTAKYGDVTRGPRVVTDETKKVMKEILGEIQSGRFAREWVLENQANRPVYNALLRKGEEHPIEEVGSRLRGMMPWLQKDQLVDKQKN; from the coding sequence ATGAAAATTTATTATGAAAAAGACGCAGACCGACAGATTTTAGCCAAAAAAACTGTGGCCGTGGTGGGTTTCGGTAGCCAAGGTCATGCTCATGCCTTAAACATGCGGGATAGTGGTCTTCAAGTGGTCGTGGGTTGCCGGGAAGGATCGTCATGGAACAAGGCGGAAGCAGCTGGGTTGAAAGTCATGCCGACTGCGGATGCGGTGAAAGGTGCCGATGTGGTGATGCTGTTAGCTCCAGATGAAGCCCAAGCCGCCATTTACAATAAAGATATTGGTCCAAACTTAAAACAGGGAGCTTATCTGGCCTTTGGGCATGGGTTTAATATCCATTTTGGGCAAATTCAACCTGCCAGCCACGTAAATGTGTTTATGGTGGCTCCCAAGGGTCCAGGACATCTGGTCAGGTCGGAATATACCAAGGGGACGGGCGTACCGTGCTTGTTAGCCATTCACCAGGATCCCGGCGGTCAGACAACAAAGGTTGGCTTGGCCTATGCTTGTGCGATTGGCGGAGCCAGAGCGGGTGTCATTGAGACATCCTTTCGAGAAGAGACGGAAACGGATCTTTTTGGGGAACAGGCGGTCTTATGTGGAGGGCTTACCTCCTTGATTCAGGCAGGATTTGAAACCTTGGTTGAAGCCGGTTATTCGCCTGAAATGGCCTATTTCGAATGTTTACATGAAGTAAAGCTCATTGTGGATCTGATCTATCAGGGTGGCATTGCCAACATGCGCTATTCTATTAGCACAACGGCCAAATATGGCGATGTGACACGAGGGCCACGTGTGGTAACGGATGAGACGAAGAAAGTGATGAAAGAGATTTTGGGAGAGATCCAAAGCGGTCGATTCGCCAGAGAGTGGGTGCTGGAAAATCAAGCGAACCGGCCCGTGTATAACGCGCTCTTGAGAAAGGGAGAGGAGCACCCGATTGAAGAGGTCGGTTCACGGTTGCGAGGGATGATGCCATGGCTGCAAAAAGATCAGCTTGTGGATAAGCAGAAAAATTGA
- the ilvN gene encoding acetolactate synthase small subunit — translation MEHIISLTVENKFGSLSRIAGLFSGRGFNIESLSVAPTLDPSVSMMTLVTKGDDPIIEQILKQLNKLIDVIKVVDISESEFVERETALIKVHTRPEDRAEALRIADIFRANVLDSSPTSYTIEVTGDVRKVQAIINLLQPLGIKELVRTGRIAIGREPTRSTQTQSRPLAKAN, via the coding sequence ATGGAACACATTATTTCGTTGACGGTAGAAAATAAATTCGGATCTTTGTCCCGAATAGCGGGACTCTTCAGCGGGCGTGGGTTTAATATCGAAAGTTTGTCAGTTGCCCCGACGCTGGATCCCTCTGTGTCCATGATGACCCTGGTCACCAAGGGGGATGATCCGATTATCGAACAAATCCTGAAGCAGCTGAACAAACTCATTGATGTGATTAAAGTCGTTGATATTAGCGAAAGCGAGTTTGTTGAACGAGAAACTGCGCTCATTAAGGTTCATACCCGGCCGGAGGATCGAGCTGAAGCTCTTCGCATTGCAGATATTTTTCGAGCTAATGTTCTGGATTCCTCTCCTACCAGCTATACCATTGAAGTCACTGGAGATGTGAGGAAAGTCCAGGCGATCATCAATCTCCTACAGCCACTTGGCATCAAAGAGCTGGTACGCACCGGCAGGATTGCCATTGGGCGCGAACCGACACGCTCGACACAAACCCAATCCCGACCGCTTGCGAAAGCGAATTAA